In Salinarimonas sp., a genomic segment contains:
- a CDS encoding ABC transporter permease: MRLERRADVPLALAATAPLGAILAALALSGVLIAAAGANPLEAYAAMLHGAFGSRLAITETLARATPLILTGLAAAVAFRARLWNIGGEGQLYMGALAAVWLGHSALVGLPPALGILVMMLAGMAAGAALLIGPVILRVRFGVDEVVTTLLLNFVVILFVGMMIEGPLRDPLAFGWPQSVPVDDGLLLPKLVERTRLHIGLLVAAGAALVVWVIAARTVFGMRTRAAGLSPRAAAFAGVSLPRTLVGVGLLSGALAGLAGAIEVAGLKGYVTTDLSPGYGYAGIVVAMLAALNPIGVVASALFVAVAFVGADAMSRAVGTPSFIADVIVSVSLLTMLVALLFTSYRIRR, translated from the coding sequence GTGAGGCTCGAGCGGCGCGCGGACGTTCCCCTCGCGCTCGCGGCGACGGCGCCGCTCGGCGCGATCCTCGCCGCGCTCGCGCTCTCGGGCGTGCTGATCGCCGCGGCGGGGGCGAACCCGCTCGAGGCCTACGCCGCGATGCTGCATGGCGCCTTCGGCTCGCGCCTCGCGATCACCGAGACGCTGGCGCGGGCGACGCCGCTGATCCTCACCGGGCTCGCGGCCGCGGTGGCCTTCCGCGCGAGGCTGTGGAACATCGGCGGCGAGGGCCAGCTCTACATGGGCGCGCTCGCCGCCGTCTGGCTGGGCCATTCCGCCCTCGTCGGCCTGCCGCCGGCGCTCGGCATCCTCGTCATGATGCTCGCCGGCATGGCCGCGGGCGCGGCCTTGCTGATCGGCCCCGTGATCCTGCGGGTGCGCTTCGGCGTCGACGAGGTGGTGACGACGCTGCTCCTGAACTTCGTCGTCATCCTGTTCGTCGGCATGATGATCGAGGGGCCTCTGCGCGATCCCCTCGCCTTCGGCTGGCCGCAATCGGTGCCGGTCGACGACGGCCTTCTCCTGCCCAAGCTCGTCGAGCGCACGCGGCTCCACATCGGGCTTCTCGTCGCGGCGGGCGCGGCGCTCGTCGTGTGGGTGATCGCCGCGCGCACGGTCTTCGGGATGCGCACGCGCGCGGCGGGGCTCTCCCCGCGCGCCGCCGCCTTCGCCGGCGTCTCTCTGCCGCGCACGCTGGTGGGCGTAGGCCTCCTGTCGGGCGCGCTCGCCGGGCTCGCCGGCGCGATCGAGGTCGCGGGGCTCAAGGGCTACGTCACCACCGACCTCTCGCCCGGCTACGGCTATGCCGGCATCGTGGTCGCCATGCTCGCCGCCCTCAACCCGATCGGCGTCGTCGCGAGCGCGCTGTTCGTCGCGGTCGCCTTCGTGGGGGCGGATGCGATGAGCCGCGCGGTCGGCACGCCGAGCTTCATCGCCGACGTCATCGTCTCGGTGTCGCTGCTCACCATGCTCGTCGCCCTCCTTTTCACCAGCTACAGGATCCGCCGATGA
- a CDS encoding ABC transporter permease has translation MSEALEILGTASLWAAVLRIATPLILGALGALICERAGVLNLGIEGIMTLGAMVGWLTVFLGADLWTGIAAAAFFGALFGLLHAMLTVPLGLSQHVAGLGITLFASSLSYYVYRLVVDVGASPPTIEPFRPLAIAGLSDIPFLGPVLFAQTAPTYLALAAVAITAYVLARTPLGLAVRMAGENPHAVEAQGLDPNAIRTGAVMVGSALMAVGGAFLTTAAFNSFFPHMVQGRGWICIALVVFAAWRPGKALLGALLFAFFDAYQLRLQHVVQGLPYQVFLMAPYLLSILALVLVSRRGRAPEALMTPYRRGER, from the coding sequence ATGAGCGAGGCGCTCGAGATCCTCGGCACGGCGAGCCTGTGGGCCGCGGTCCTGCGCATCGCCACCCCGCTGATCCTGGGCGCCCTCGGCGCGCTGATCTGCGAGCGCGCGGGCGTGCTCAACCTCGGCATCGAGGGCATCATGACCCTGGGCGCCATGGTCGGCTGGCTGACGGTCTTCCTCGGGGCGGACCTGTGGACGGGTATCGCGGCGGCGGCCTTCTTCGGCGCGCTCTTCGGGCTCCTGCACGCCATGCTGACGGTGCCGCTGGGGCTCTCGCAGCACGTGGCCGGCCTCGGCATCACGCTGTTCGCCTCCTCGCTGAGCTACTACGTCTATCGCCTCGTCGTCGATGTCGGCGCCTCGCCGCCGACGATCGAGCCCTTCCGGCCGCTGGCGATCGCGGGCCTCTCGGACATCCCCTTCCTGGGGCCCGTGCTCTTCGCCCAGACGGCGCCGACCTACCTCGCCCTCGCCGCGGTGGCGATCACGGCCTACGTGCTCGCGCGCACGCCGCTCGGGCTCGCGGTGCGCATGGCCGGCGAGAACCCCCACGCGGTCGAGGCGCAGGGCCTCGACCCCAACGCCATCCGCACGGGCGCGGTGATGGTCGGCTCGGCCCTGATGGCGGTGGGCGGCGCCTTCCTGACGACGGCGGCGTTCAACTCGTTCTTCCCGCACATGGTGCAGGGGCGCGGCTGGATCTGCATCGCGCTCGTCGTCTTCGCCGCCTGGCGGCCCGGCAAGGCGCTTCTCGGCGCCCTCCTGTTCGCGTTCTTCGACGCCTACCAGCTGCGGCTGCAGCACGTGGTGCAGGGCCTGCCCTACCAGGTCTTCCTGATGGCGCCCTACCTGCTGTCGATCCTCGCCCTCGTCCTCGTCTCGCGCCGCGGCCGCGCCCCCGAGGCGCTGATGACGCCGTACCGGCGGGGAGAACGATAG
- a CDS encoding proline racemase family protein → MRTTKTIHVISAHAEGEVGDVIVGGVAPPPGATLWEQSRFIARDETLRNFVLNEPRGGVFRHVNLLVPPKDPRADAAFIIMEPEDTPPMSGSNAICVATVLLDAGIVPMVEPETTMLLEAPGGLVRVTAQCRNGKAERIFVQNLPSFAQRLDATLDVPGLGTLTVDTAYGGDSFVVVDAQALGFALTPDEARDIAGLGVTITRAATEQLGFTHPENPDWRHVSFCLFAGPPTRDAAGLRAGAAVAIRPGKVDRSPTGTALCARMALLAARGQMRPGETLTAVSLIGSTFTGRIEGETRVGDIPAIVPEISGRGWITGMHQHMLDPDDPWPEGYRLSDTWGAAPRSSR, encoded by the coding sequence ATGCGCACCACCAAGACCATCCACGTGATCTCCGCTCATGCCGAGGGGGAGGTCGGGGACGTCATCGTCGGCGGGGTGGCGCCCCCGCCCGGGGCGACCTTGTGGGAGCAGAGCCGCTTCATCGCGCGGGACGAGACGCTCCGGAACTTCGTGCTCAACGAGCCGCGTGGCGGCGTCTTCCGGCACGTGAACCTGCTGGTGCCGCCGAAGGACCCGCGGGCGGATGCCGCCTTCATCATCATGGAGCCGGAGGACACGCCGCCGATGTCGGGCTCGAACGCGATCTGCGTCGCGACCGTGCTGCTCGACGCCGGTATCGTGCCGATGGTCGAGCCGGAGACGACGATGCTGCTCGAGGCGCCCGGTGGGCTGGTCCGGGTGACGGCGCAGTGCCGAAACGGCAAGGCCGAGCGAATCTTCGTGCAGAACCTGCCGAGCTTCGCGCAACGCCTCGACGCCACGCTCGACGTGCCCGGGCTCGGCACGCTGACCGTCGACACGGCCTATGGCGGCGACAGCTTCGTCGTCGTCGACGCGCAGGCGCTCGGCTTCGCGCTCACGCCGGACGAAGCGCGCGACATCGCCGGCCTCGGGGTGACGATCACGCGAGCGGCGACCGAGCAGCTCGGCTTCACCCATCCCGAGAACCCGGACTGGCGGCATGTCTCCTTCTGCCTCTTCGCCGGTCCGCCGACGCGCGACGCCGCCGGGCTGCGGGCGGGCGCCGCCGTCGCGATCCGCCCCGGCAAGGTCGATCGCTCGCCGACGGGAACGGCGCTCTGCGCACGAATGGCGTTGCTCGCCGCGCGCGGGCAGATGCGGCCCGGCGAGACGCTGACCGCGGTGTCGCTGATCGGCTCGACCTTCACCGGGCGGATCGAGGGCGAGACCCGGGTCGGGGACATCCCGGCGATCGTGCCCGAAATTTCCGGGCGCGGCTGGATCACCGGCATGCACCAGCACATGCTCGATCCGGACGATCCCTGGCCCGAGGGCTATCGCCTGTCGGACACCTGGGGCGCCGCGCCGCGCTCCTCCCGCTGA
- a CDS encoding aconitase family protein has protein sequence MTASARAILPGFAEGPVLACEEGLSFWGGVDPAHARVIDTHHPLHGARVAGAVLALPTSRGSCTGSGVLLDLALNGRAPAALVFREAEDVLTLGAMVAARLFGCGFPVVRVSAEVFARIAGARRVAIGAAGLDIDGEAVAFEAGDAAEIALDARDRACLAGEHGPAVQRAMEILVAMADAQGARALCDVTRVHIDGCIYASPANLRFAEEMVALGARVVVPTTTNAISVDRENWRAQKVPEAFGGPASRLADAYVAMGAAPSFTCAPYLLPDAPAPGEAIGWSESNAVIYANSVLGARTVKHPDFLDLCIALTGRAPLSGVYLAESRRPRRIVRVDAPTRVDDAFWPMLGWLVGRAAPDRVPLVVGCEALCASQDDLKALCAAFGTTSAAPMLHVAGHTPEADLAAVEEADTVVLGLADFRVLWAAFNAGAGPVDLVAVGSPHASATECRTLAALATGTARIATIVTVGRATLADIRNDGTLARLEAFGARVVPDLCWCSISEPVFPPAARVVMTNSGKYAHYGPGLTGRAMRFGSLAQCVETARTGRATEAPPRWMG, from the coding sequence ATGACGGCGTCCGCCCGCGCCATCCTCCCCGGCTTCGCGGAGGGCCCCGTTCTCGCCTGCGAGGAGGGCCTGAGCTTCTGGGGCGGCGTCGATCCCGCGCATGCGCGGGTGATCGACACGCACCACCCGCTCCACGGCGCGCGCGTCGCGGGCGCCGTGCTGGCGCTGCCGACGAGCCGCGGATCGTGCACCGGAAGCGGCGTCCTCCTCGATCTCGCGCTGAACGGCCGTGCGCCGGCGGCGCTCGTCTTCCGCGAGGCGGAGGACGTGTTGACGCTCGGCGCCATGGTCGCGGCCCGGCTCTTCGGCTGCGGCTTTCCGGTGGTGCGCGTGTCGGCGGAGGTCTTCGCCCGCATCGCCGGAGCGAGGCGGGTCGCGATCGGCGCGGCGGGGCTCGACATCGACGGGGAGGCGGTCGCTTTCGAGGCCGGCGACGCGGCGGAGATCGCCCTCGATGCGCGCGATCGCGCCTGCCTCGCCGGCGAGCACGGCCCCGCCGTGCAGCGGGCGATGGAAATCCTCGTCGCCATGGCCGATGCGCAGGGCGCGCGGGCTTTGTGCGACGTCACCCGCGTCCATATCGACGGCTGCATCTACGCGAGCCCGGCGAACCTGCGCTTCGCCGAGGAGATGGTCGCGCTCGGCGCCCGCGTCGTCGTGCCGACGACGACGAACGCCATCTCGGTCGATCGCGAGAACTGGCGTGCGCAGAAGGTGCCCGAGGCCTTCGGCGGCCCCGCGAGCCGCCTCGCCGACGCCTACGTCGCCATGGGCGCCGCGCCGAGCTTCACCTGCGCGCCCTATCTCCTGCCGGACGCGCCGGCGCCCGGCGAGGCGATCGGCTGGTCGGAATCGAACGCCGTGATCTACGCCAATTCCGTGCTCGGCGCGCGCACGGTGAAGCATCCCGATTTCCTCGATCTGTGCATCGCGCTCACCGGTCGCGCGCCGCTCTCGGGCGTCTACCTCGCCGAGAGCCGCCGGCCGCGCCGGATCGTGCGCGTCGACGCGCCGACGCGGGTGGACGACGCGTTCTGGCCGATGCTCGGCTGGCTCGTCGGGCGCGCCGCGCCCGACCGCGTCCCGCTCGTCGTCGGCTGCGAGGCGCTCTGCGCGTCGCAGGACGATCTCAAAGCGCTCTGCGCCGCCTTCGGGACGACCTCGGCCGCGCCGATGCTCCACGTCGCGGGGCATACGCCGGAGGCGGATCTCGCGGCCGTGGAGGAGGCGGACACGGTCGTCCTCGGGCTCGCCGACTTCCGCGTCCTCTGGGCCGCGTTCAACGCCGGCGCCGGCCCGGTCGACCTCGTCGCGGTCGGGAGCCCGCATGCGTCGGCCACCGAATGCCGGACCCTCGCGGCGCTCGCCACGGGCACGGCCCGGATCGCGACCATCGTCACCGTCGGCCGCGCCACGCTCGCCGACATCCGCAACGACGGCACGCTCGCCCGGCTCGAGGCCTTCGGCGCGCGGGTCGTGCCGGATCTGTGCTGGTGCTCGATCTCGGAACCGGTTTTCCCGCCCGCCGCCCGGGTGGTGATGACCAATTCCGGCAAGTACGCCCATTACGGCCCCGGCCTCACCGGCCGCGCCATGCGCTTCGGCAGCCTGGCGCAATGCGTCGAGACGGCGCGCACGGGGAGAGCGACGGAGGCGCCGCCGAGGTGGATGGGATGA
- a CDS encoding 4-hydroxyproline epimerase, which produces MATHTFACIDGHTCGNPVRLVTGGAPRLHGATMLERRAHFQRDYDWIRTGLMFEPRGHDMMSGAILYPPTRDDCDVAVLFIETSGCLPMCGHGAIGTITMGIENGLITPRTPGRLSIETPAGKVDVAVRQEGRFVEEVRLTNVPAFLHAEALRATVPGLGEVVVDVAYGGNFYAIVDPQPAFRDIADHTAGELIAFSQALRAALNAAHDFVHPEQPQIRGLSHVLWTGAPTVAHAHARNAVFYGDKAIDRSPCGTGTSARMAQRAAKGLLAVGDTFRHESIIGSVFEGRVEAKTRVGGHDGIVPSIAGWARMTGYNTIFIDDRDPFAHGFVVR; this is translated from the coding sequence ATGGCCACCCATACCTTCGCCTGTATCGACGGGCACACCTGCGGCAATCCGGTCCGGCTCGTGACGGGTGGCGCGCCGCGCCTCCACGGCGCGACCATGCTCGAGCGCCGCGCCCATTTCCAGCGCGATTACGACTGGATCCGCACCGGCCTGATGTTCGAGCCCCGCGGTCACGACATGATGTCGGGCGCGATCCTCTACCCGCCGACCAGGGACGATTGCGACGTCGCGGTGCTCTTCATCGAAACCTCCGGCTGCCTGCCGATGTGCGGCCACGGCGCCATCGGCACCATCACGATGGGCATCGAGAACGGCCTGATCACGCCCCGGACGCCGGGCCGCCTCTCGATCGAGACGCCTGCCGGCAAGGTCGACGTCGCCGTCCGGCAGGAAGGGCGCTTCGTCGAGGAAGTGCGGCTGACGAACGTGCCGGCCTTCCTCCATGCCGAGGCGCTCCGCGCGACGGTGCCGGGGCTCGGCGAGGTCGTCGTCGATGTCGCGTACGGCGGGAACTTCTACGCGATCGTCGATCCGCAGCCGGCCTTCCGCGACATCGCCGATCACACCGCGGGCGAGCTCATCGCCTTCTCGCAGGCGCTGCGCGCGGCCTTGAACGCCGCGCACGACTTCGTCCATCCCGAGCAGCCGCAGATCCGCGGGCTCTCGCACGTCCTCTGGACCGGCGCGCCGACGGTGGCGCACGCGCACGCGCGCAACGCCGTCTTCTACGGCGACAAGGCGATCGACCGTTCGCCCTGCGGCACCGGGACCTCCGCGCGCATGGCGCAGCGCGCCGCCAAGGGACTGCTCGCGGTGGGCGATACGTTCCGGCACGAGAGCATCATCGGCTCGGTCTTCGAGGGGCGCGTCGAGGCGAAGACCCGCGTCGGCGGGCATGACGGGATCGTGCCCTCGATCGCAGGGTGGGCGCGGATGACGGGGTACAACACCATCTTCATCGACGATCGGGACCCCTTCGCGCACGGCTTCGTCGTTCGATGA
- a CDS encoding dihydrodipicolinate synthase family protein: MPSAAIFSGTVPALMTPCTADRTPDYDALVRRAEDLVGMGMRAVVYCGSMGDWPLLTDAERMEGVARLVAAGVPVIVGTGAVNTRAAVAHAAHARKVGAAGLMVIPRVLSRGTVPAAQKAHFEAILAAAPDLPAVIYNSPYYGFTTKADLFFALREKHPNLVGFKEFGGPEDLSYAAEHITSRDAAVTLMIGVDTCVFHGYVNCGATGAITGIGNVLPREVLHLVALCEAAARGDVVARRLAKELDDAMRVLSTVDAGPDLVLFFKHMMVLKGHREFALHFNETDRLSPSQQGFVEAQLALFDTWYAEWSRQPEVASFAR, from the coding sequence ATGCCGTCCGCCGCGATATTCTCGGGCACCGTCCCGGCCCTGATGACCCCCTGCACCGCGGACCGCACGCCCGATTACGACGCGCTGGTGCGCCGGGCCGAGGATCTCGTCGGCATGGGGATGCGCGCCGTCGTCTATTGCGGCTCGATGGGCGATTGGCCGCTCCTCACCGACGCGGAACGCATGGAGGGGGTCGCGCGGCTCGTCGCGGCCGGCGTGCCGGTGATCGTGGGGACGGGTGCGGTGAACACCCGCGCGGCGGTCGCGCATGCGGCGCATGCACGGAAAGTCGGCGCCGCGGGGTTGATGGTGATCCCCCGCGTCCTCTCGCGCGGCACCGTGCCCGCGGCGCAGAAGGCGCATTTCGAGGCGATCCTCGCGGCGGCGCCGGACCTGCCGGCGGTGATCTACAACAGCCCCTATTACGGTTTCACCACCAAGGCCGACCTGTTCTTCGCCCTGCGCGAAAAGCACCCGAACCTCGTCGGCTTCAAGGAGTTCGGCGGGCCGGAGGACCTGTCCTACGCGGCCGAGCACATCACCAGCCGCGACGCGGCCGTCACCTTGATGATCGGCGTCGACACCTGCGTCTTCCACGGCTACGTGAATTGCGGGGCGACGGGCGCCATTACGGGCATCGGCAACGTCCTGCCGCGCGAGGTGCTGCACCTGGTGGCGCTCTGCGAAGCGGCGGCGCGCGGCGACGTCGTCGCCCGGCGGCTCGCCAAGGAGCTCGACGATGCGATGCGGGTGCTCTCGACCGTCGACGCCGGGCCGGATCTCGTGCTCTTCTTCAAGCACATGATGGTGCTGAAGGGGCACCGGGAATTCGCGCTGCACTTCAACGAGACGGACCGGCTCTCGCCGAGCCAGCAGGGCTTCGTCGAGGCGCAGCTGGCGCTCTTCGACACGTGGTATGCCGAATGGTCACGGCAGCCCGAGGTCGCGTCCTTCGCACGCTGA
- a CDS encoding GntR family transcriptional regulator: MSTTSGTHPVERKRGSGVKHVYDTLRDEIMSLTLPPGSPIDEIQIAERLAMSRTPIREALARLSGEGLVTVLANRSTVVSSIDLANLNAFFDALTLMYRVTSRLAAEHHGPEDLLAIRARQAEFARAVAARDALAMIASNREFHASIADAGRNPYFSLLTCRVLDEGRRLLRLYYRSFDDRLPDEYVVEHDEIIAAIEARDVTTADRLASGHADQIVRQIQSFVAGDRRQAVPL, from the coding sequence ATGAGCACCACGTCCGGAACCCATCCCGTCGAGCGCAAGCGCGGCTCCGGCGTCAAGCACGTGTACGACACGCTGCGCGACGAGATCATGAGCCTGACGCTGCCGCCCGGCAGCCCGATCGACGAGATCCAGATCGCGGAGCGGCTCGCCATGTCGCGCACGCCGATCCGCGAGGCGCTGGCGCGGCTCTCCGGCGAGGGGCTGGTGACCGTGCTCGCCAACCGCTCGACCGTGGTGTCGAGCATCGACCTCGCCAACCTGAACGCCTTCTTCGACGCGCTCACGCTCATGTACCGCGTCACCTCCCGGCTCGCGGCCGAGCATCACGGGCCGGAGGACCTCCTCGCCATCCGCGCTCGCCAAGCCGAGTTCGCCCGCGCCGTCGCCGCCCGCGACGCGCTGGCGATGATCGCGTCGAACCGCGAGTTCCACGCCTCGATCGCCGACGCCGGGCGCAACCCCTATTTCAGCCTCCTCACCTGCCGGGTGCTCGACGAGGGGCGGCGGCTCCTGCGGCTCTATTACAGGTCCTTCGACGATCGGCTGCCGGACGAATACGTCGTCGAGCACGACGAGATCATCGCCGCCATCGAAGCGCGCGACGTGACGACGGCGGACCGCCTCGCCAGCGGTCACGCCGACCAGATCGTGCGGCAGATCCAGAGCTTCGTCGCGGGCGACCGCCGGCAGGCGGTGCCGCTCTGA
- a CDS encoding LysR family transcriptional regulator yields MEMHQVRYFLAAARELSFTRAAEACRVSQPALTTAIRKLEAQVEAPLFHRDGHKLVLTDVGRRLLPHFTRISEETEAVATLARDFRLLNQVPLRLGVMTTVGPAAIAGLLAAFGRRTPGVEVAVRDGAPEALAALLDAGEIDAAILNPLEGLGEAFHAEPLYEESYVAVFPPGEGPSGNAVRLEELSGLPYVDRLACEMREMVMAVCRDREVALYARFRSEREDWVQAMVARGIGFAFMPEFAVTRPDLDRRALIDPAVTRTIALASRRGRRHAPALAAFVEAARAHRWREPRAG; encoded by the coding sequence ATGGAGATGCACCAGGTCCGCTACTTTCTCGCCGCCGCGCGCGAGCTGAGCTTCACCCGTGCCGCCGAGGCGTGCCGCGTCTCGCAGCCGGCGCTGACGACGGCGATCCGCAAGCTCGAGGCGCAGGTCGAGGCGCCCTTGTTCCATCGCGACGGGCACAAGCTCGTCCTCACCGACGTCGGCCGGCGGCTCCTGCCGCATTTCACGCGCATCTCCGAGGAGACCGAGGCGGTGGCGACGCTGGCGCGCGACTTCCGGCTCCTGAACCAGGTGCCCCTGCGGCTCGGCGTGATGACCACGGTCGGCCCCGCCGCCATCGCGGGGCTCCTCGCCGCCTTCGGCCGCAGGACGCCGGGCGTCGAGGTCGCCGTGCGCGACGGCGCGCCGGAGGCGCTCGCCGCGCTCCTCGACGCGGGCGAGATCGACGCGGCGATCCTCAATCCGCTGGAGGGCCTCGGCGAGGCCTTCCACGCCGAGCCGCTCTACGAGGAGAGCTACGTCGCGGTCTTCCCGCCGGGAGAGGGGCCGAGCGGCAACGCGGTCCGGCTCGAGGAGCTCTCCGGCCTTCCTTACGTCGACCGCCTCGCCTGCGAGATGCGGGAGATGGTGATGGCGGTCTGCCGCGACCGCGAGGTCGCGCTCTACGCGCGCTTCCGCTCCGAGCGGGAGGACTGGGTCCAGGCCATGGTGGCGCGCGGGATCGGCTTCGCGTTCATGCCGGAATTCGCGGTGACCCGCCCCGATCTCGACCGCCGCGCCCTGATCGACCCCGCGGTGACCCGTACGATCGCGCTCGCGAGCCGCCGCGGCCGGCGCCACGCCCCCGCGCTCGCCGCCTTCGTCGAGGCCGCCCGCGCGCATCGCTGGCGCGAGCCGCGGGCGGGGTGA
- a CDS encoding nickel-binding protein: protein MSVYMVERELEGIAMEDLAAAQKAAIATAEKHAAAGEPVRYIRSTFAPGDGRCLCLFEARSPEAVARVNDEANIPYVRVTEVLDLAP from the coding sequence ATGAGCGTCTACATGGTGGAGCGCGAGCTCGAGGGCATCGCGATGGAGGATCTCGCCGCCGCGCAGAAGGCGGCGATCGCGACCGCGGAGAAGCACGCCGCCGCGGGCGAGCCGGTGCGCTACATCCGCTCGACCTTCGCGCCGGGCGACGGGCGTTGCCTGTGCCTGTTCGAGGCGCGCTCGCCGGAGGCGGTGGCGCGCGTCAACGACGAGGCGAACATCCCCTACGTCCGCGTCACCGAGGTGCTCGACCTCGCACCGTGA
- a CDS encoding alpha/beta hydrolase has product MRSPRSAGRARAAGLVATALAATGLAGALAGRAALARFRAERDVAAARLAARGRLVATRRGPIEYAEAGEGPPVLVIHGAAGGFDQGLEAAHDLVAAGYRVIAVSRVGYLGTPMPPGGASAADQADAHAALLDALGIAAAIVMALSAGARSALALAADHPQRVRALLLVAPAIDAPGARPRIADTPQSRAALAVAESGSDLALWTAMRVARPALLRMMGVPAGVEARASARERARIDRLMRTAFPLAPRAAGIAADARGAEPPPLARVRCPTLIVTAEDDLFHTVPGARRAAATIPDAALIVLRTGGHLLVERRLELRGAALAFLERHGMAGAPGV; this is encoded by the coding sequence ATGCGCTCTCCCCGATCGGCCGGCCGCGCCCGCGCGGCCGGCCTCGTCGCAACCGCCCTCGCCGCGACCGGCCTCGCGGGCGCCCTCGCCGGCAGGGCGGCGCTCGCCCGCTTCCGCGCGGAGCGCGACGTCGCGGCCGCCCGCCTCGCCGCGCGCGGCCGCCTCGTCGCCACGCGCCGCGGCCCGATCGAATACGCCGAGGCCGGCGAGGGCCCTCCCGTCCTCGTGATCCACGGCGCCGCCGGCGGCTTCGACCAGGGGCTCGAGGCGGCGCACGATCTCGTCGCCGCGGGCTATCGCGTGATCGCGGTCTCGCGCGTCGGCTATCTCGGCACGCCGATGCCGCCGGGCGGCGCCTCCGCAGCGGACCAGGCCGACGCCCACGCGGCGCTCCTCGACGCGCTCGGGATCGCGGCCGCGATCGTGATGGCCCTCTCCGCCGGCGCGCGCTCGGCGCTCGCGCTCGCGGCCGATCATCCGCAGCGCGTCCGCGCCCTCCTCCTCGTCGCCCCCGCCATCGACGCGCCCGGCGCCCGGCCGCGCATCGCCGACACGCCGCAGAGCCGGGCCGCCTTGGCCGTCGCGGAAAGCGGCTCGGACCTCGCCCTCTGGACGGCGATGCGCGTCGCCCGCCCCGCCCTGCTGCGGATGATGGGCGTGCCGGCCGGCGTCGAGGCGCGCGCCTCCGCGCGGGAGCGGGCGCGGATCGACCGGCTGATGCGCACGGCCTTTCCGCTCGCCCCCCGCGCCGCCGGCATCGCCGCGGACGCGCGAGGCGCCGAGCCGCCGCCGCTCGCGCGCGTGCGATGCCCGACCCTGATCGTCACCGCCGAGGACGACCTGTTCCATACCGTTCCAGGCGCCCGCCGGGCGGCCGCGACGATCCCCGACGCGGCCCTGATCGTCCTTCGAACCGGAGGCCACCTTCTCGTCGAGCGCCGCCTCGAGCTGCGCGGCGCGGCCCTGGCGTTCCTGGAGCGGCATGGGATGGCGGGCGCGCCGGGCGTGTAG
- a CDS encoding DUF2231 domain-containing protein, which yields MRADRTNVVTTTLGKPDSLSDLDSRVALFGHPIHAMLVAFPIAGAFWVAGSDAAYWWTLDPFFARSGLWGAGAAFLMGCAAALSGFGEMMLVPGARHRAAAWSHGVIAMTLLGVLALSWAHRMDDPVAAVLPWGLLLSGVQLVLVGFAGWHGGKLVFEHRFGVASPEEEAEQRAGGGDVSSEP from the coding sequence ATGCGCGCCGACCGGACGAACGTCGTCACCACCACCCTGGGCAAGCCCGATTCGCTGTCCGATCTCGACAGCCGCGTCGCCCTGTTCGGGCACCCGATCCACGCCATGCTGGTCGCCTTCCCGATCGCCGGGGCGTTCTGGGTCGCGGGCTCGGACGCGGCCTATTGGTGGACGCTCGACCCGTTCTTCGCCCGCTCCGGCCTGTGGGGCGCGGGCGCGGCCTTCCTGATGGGCTGCGCGGCGGCGCTCTCGGGCTTCGGCGAGATGATGCTCGTGCCGGGCGCGCGCCACCGCGCCGCCGCCTGGTCGCACGGCGTGATCGCCATGACGCTGCTCGGCGTGCTGGCGCTGAGCTGGGCCCACCGCATGGACGATCCCGTTGCCGCGGTGCTGCCCTGGGGTCTGCTGCTCTCCGGGGTGCAGCTCGTCCTCGTGGGCTTCGCCGGCTGGCACGGCGGCAAGCTCGTGTTCGAGCACCGCTTCGGCGTCGCCTCGCCGGAGGAGGAGGCCGAGCAGCGCGCCGGCGGCGGCGACGTCTCCAGCGAACCCTGA